One Tenrec ecaudatus isolate mTenEca1 chromosome 12, mTenEca1.hap1, whole genome shotgun sequence DNA segment encodes these proteins:
- the LOC142422586 gene encoding immunoglobulin iota chain-like → MPWAPVLLTLLAHCTGCVLQPVLHQPPSESSSLGTTLRLACTLSSDYDVSLYNIYWYQQMPGQPPRFLLRFFSPSNMKQGAGVPPRFSASKDVARNTGYLSISQLQAQDEAVYYCAVGYGSLDRDREVEQERGEDKEPAASGTQPDRDILTWD, encoded by the exons ATGCCCTGGGCCCCTGTCCTGCTCACGCTGCTTGCCCACTGCACAG GTTGTGTCCTTCAGCCGGTGCTGCACCAGCCGCCATCTGAGTCCTCCTCCCTCGGGACCACCCTCCGCCTCGCCTGCACCCTGAGCAGTGACTACGATGTGAGCCTGTACAACATCTACTGGTACCAGCAGATGCCGGGCCAGCCGCCCCGGTTCCTGCTGAGGTTCTTCTCACCCTCCAACATGAAGCAGGGCGCGGGGGTCCCCCCTCGCTTCTCTGCCTCCAAAGACGTGGCGCGCAACACGGGCTACCTGAGCATCTCCCAGCTGCAGGCCCAGGATGAGGCTGTGTACTACTGTGCTGTGGGCTATGGGAGCCTGGACAGGGACAGGGAGGTGGAGCAGGAGAGGGGGGAGGACAAGGAGCCTGCTGCTTCGGGGACCCAGCCAGACCGGGACATCCTGACCTGGGACTAA
- the LOC142422587 gene encoding immunoglobulin iota chain-like — MPWAPVLLTLLAHCTGCVLQPVLHQPPSESSSLGTTLRLACTLSSDYDVSLYNIYWYQQTPGQPPRFLLRFFSPSNMKQGAGVPPRFSASKDVARNTGYLSISQLQAQDEAVYYCAVGHGSLDSDREVEQERGEDKEPAASGTQPDQDMLN; from the exons ATGCCCTGGGCCCCTGTCCTGCTCACGCTGCTTGCCCACTGCACAG GTTGTGTCCTTCAGCCGGTGCTGCACCAGCCGCCATCTGAGTCCTCCTCCCTCGGGACCACCCTCCGCCTCGCCTGCACCCTGAGCAGTGACTACGATGTGAGCCTGTACAACATCTACTGGTACCAGCAGACGCCGGGCCAGCCGCCCCGGTTCCTGCTGAGGTTCTTCTCACCCTCCAACATGAAGCAGGGCGCGGGGGTCCCCCCTCGCTTCTCTGCCTCCAAAGACGTGGCGCGCAACACGGGCTACCTGAGCATCTCCCAGCTGCAGGCCCAGGATGAGGCTGTGTACTACTGCGCTGTGGGCCATGGGAGCCTGGACAGTGACAGGGAGGTGGAGCAGGAGAGGGGGGAGGACAAGGAGCCTGCTGCTTCGGGGACCCAGCCAGACCAGGACATGCTGAACTGA